The DNA window NNNNNNNNNNNNNNNNNNNNNNNNNNNNNNNNNNNNNNNNNNNNNNNNNNNNNNNNNNNNNNNNNNNNNNNNNNNNNNNNNNNNNNNNNNNNNNNNNNNNNNNNNNNNNNNNNNNNNNNNNNNNNNNNNNNNNNNNNNNNNNNNNNNNNNNNNNNNNNNNNNNNNNNNNNNNNNNNNNNNNNNNNNNNNNNNNNNNNNNNNNNNNNNNNNNNNNNNNNNNNNNNNNNNNNNNNNNNNNNNNNNNNNNNNNNNNNNNNNNNNNNNNNNNNNNNNNNNNNNNNNNNNNNNNNNNNNNNNNNNNNNNNNNNNNNNNNNNNNNNNNNNNNNNNNNNNNNNNNNNNNNNNNNNNNNNNNNNNNNNNNNNNNNNNNNNNNNNNNNNNNNNNNNNNNNNNNNNNNNNNNNNNNNNNNNNNNNNNNNNNNNNNNNNNNNNNNNNNNNNNNNNNNNNNNNNNNNNNNNNNNNNNNNNNNNNNNNNNNNNNNNNNNNNNNNNNNNNNNNNNNNNNNNNNNNNNNNNNNNNNNNNNNNNNNNNNNNNNNNNNNNNNNNNNNNNNNNNNNNNNNNNNNNNNNNNNNNNNNNNNNNNNNNNNNNNNNNNNNNNNNNNNNNNNNNNNNNNNNNNNNNNNNNNNNNNNNNNNNNNNNNNNNNNNNNNNNNNNNNNNNNNNNNNNNNNNNNNNNNNNNNNNNNNNNNNNNNNNNNNNNNNNNNNNNNNNNNNNNNNNNNNNNNNNNNNNNNNNNNNNNNNNNNNNNNNNNNNNNNNNNNNNNNNNNNNNNNNNNNNNNNNNNNNNNNNNNNNNNNNNNNNNNNNNNNNNNNNNNNNNNNNNNNNNNNNNNNNNNNNNNNNNNNNNNNNNNNNNNNNNNNNNNNNNNNNNNNNNNNNNNNNNNNNNNNNNNNNNNNNNNNNNNNNNNNNNNNNNNNNNNNNNNNNNNNNNNNNNNNNNNNNNNNNNNNNNNNNNNNNNNNNNNNNNNNNNNNNNNNNNNNNNNNNNNNNNNNNNNNNNNNNNNNNNNNNNNNNNNNNNNNNNNNNNNNNNNNNNNNNNNNNNNNNNNNNNNNNNNNNNNNNNNNNNNNNNNNNNNNNNNNNNNNNNNNNNNNNNNNNNNNNNNNNNNNNNNNNNNNNNNNNNNNNNNNNNNNNNNNNNNNNNNNNNNNNNNNNNNNNNNNNNNNNNNNNNNNNNNNNNNNNNNNNNNNNNNNNNNNNNNNNNNNNNNNNNNNNNNNNNNNNNNNNNNNNNNNNNNNNNNNNNNNNNNNNNNNNNNNNNNNNNNNNNNNNNNNNNNNNNNNNNNNNNNNNNNNNNNNNNNNNNNNNNNNNNNNNNNNNNNNNNNNNNNNNNNNNNNNNNNNNNNNNNNNNNNNNNNNNNNNNNNNNNNNNNNNNNNNNNNNNNNNNNNNNNNNNNNNNNNNNNNNNNNNNNNNNNNNNNNNNNNNNNNNNNNNNNNNNNNNNNNNNNNNNNNNNNNNNNNNNNNNNNNNNNNNNNNNNNNNNNNNNNNNNNNNNNNNNNNNNNNNNNNNNNNNNNNNNNNNNNNNNNNNNNNNNNNNNNNNNNNNNNNNNNNNNNNNNNNNNNNNNNNNNNNNNNNNNNNNNNNNNNNNNNNNNNNNNNNNNNNNNNNNNNNNNNNNNNNNNNNNNNNNNNNNNNNNNNNNNNNNNNNNNNNNNNNNNNNNNNNNNNNNNNNNNNNNNNNNNNNNNNNNNNNNNNNNNNNNNNNNNNNNNNNNNNNNNNNNNNNNNNNNNNNNNNNNNNNNNNNNNNNNNNNNNNNNNNNNNNNNNNNNNNNNNNNNNNNNNNNNNNNNNNNNNNNNNNNNNNNNNNNNNNNNNNNNNNNNNNNNNNNNNNNNNNNNNNNNNNNNNNNNNNNNNNNNNNNNNNNNNNNNNNNNNNNNNNNNNNNNNNNNNNNNNNNNNNNNNNNNNNNNNNNNNNNNNNNNNNNNNNNNNNNNNNNNNNNNNNNNNNNNNNNNNNNNNNNNNNNNNNNNNNNNNNNNNNNNNNNNNNNNNNNNNNNNNNNNNNNNNNNNNNNNNNNNNNNNNNNNNNNNNNNNNNNNNNNNNNNNNNNNNNNNNNNNNNNNNNNNNNNNNNNNNNNNNNNNNNNNNNNNNNNNNNNNNNNNNNNNNNNNNNNNNNNNNNNNNNNNNNNNNNNNNNNNNNNNNNNNNNNNNNNNNNNNNNNNNNNNNNNNNNNNNNNNNNNNNNNNNNNNNNNNNNNNNNNNNNNNNNNNNNNNNNNNNNNNNNNNNNNNNNNNNNNNNNNNNNNNNNNNNNNNNNNNNNNNNNNNNNNNNNNNNNNNNNNNNNNNNNNNNNNNNNNNNNNNNNNNNNNNNNNNNNNNNNNNNNNNNNNNNNNNNNNNNNNNNNNNNNNNNNNNNNNNNNNNNNNNNNNNNNNNNNNNNNNNNNNNNNNNNNNNNNNNNNNNNNNNNNNNNNNNNNNNNNNNNNNNNNNNNNNNNNNNNNNNNNNNNNNNNNNNNNNNNNNNNNNNNNNNNNNNNNNNNNNNNNNNNNNNNNNNNNNNNNNNNNNNNNNNNNNNNNNNNNNNNNNNNNNNNNNNNNNNNNNNNNNNNNNNNNNNNNNNNNNNNNNNNNNNNNNNNNNNNNNNNNNNNNNNNNNNNNNNNNNNNNNNNNNNNNNNNNNNNNNNNNNNNNNNNNNNNNNNNNNNNNNNNNNNNNNNNNNNNNNNNNNNNNNNNNNNNNNNNNNNNNNNNNNNNNNNNNNNNNNNNNNNNNNNNNNNNNNNNNNNNNNNNNNNNNNNNNNNNNNNNNNNNNNNNNNNNNNNNNNNNNNNNNNNNNNNNNNNNNNNNNNNNNNNNNNNNNNNNNNNNNNNNNNNNNNNNNNNNNNNNNNNNNNNNNNNNNNNNNNNNNNNNNNNNNNNNNNNNNNNNNNNNNNNNNNNNNNNNNNNNNNNNNNNNNNNNNNNNNNNNNNNNNNNNNNNNNNNNNNNNNNNNNNNNNNNNNNNNNNNNNNNNNNNNNNNNNNNNNNNNNNNNNNNNNNNNNNNNNNNNNNNNNNNNNNNNNNNNNNNNNNNNNNNNNNNNNNNNNNNNNNNNNNNNNNNNNNNNNNNNNNNNNNNNNNNNNNNNNNNNNNNNNNNNNNNNNNNNNNNNNNNNNNNNNNNNNNNNNNNNNNNNNNNNNNNNNNNNNNNNNNNNNNNNNNNNNNNNNNNNNNNNNNNNNNNNNNNNNNNNNNNNNNNNNNNNNNNNNNNNNNNNNNNNNNNNNNNNNNNNNNNNNNNNNNNNNNNNNNNNNNNNNNNNNNNNNNNNNNNNNNNNNNNNNNNNNNNNNNNNNNNNNNNNNNNNNNNNNNNNNNNNNNNNNNNNNNNNNNNNNNNNNNNNNNNNNNNNNNNNNNNNNNNNNNNNNNNNNNNNNNNNNNNNNNNNNNNNNNNNNNNNNNNNNNNNNNNNNNNNNNNNNNNNNNNNNNNNNNNNNNNNNNNNNNNNNNNNNNNNNNNNNNNNNNNNNNNNNNNNNNNNNNNNNNNNNNNNNNNNNNNNNNNNNNNNNNNNNNNNNNNNNNNNNNNNNNNNNNNNNNNNNNNNNNNNNNNNNNNNNNNNNNNNNNNNNNNNNNNNNNNNNNNNNNNNNNNNNNNNNNNNNNNNNNNNNNNNNNNNNNNNNNNNNNNNNNNNNNNNNNNNNNNNNNNNNNNNNNNNNNNNNNNNNNNNNNNNNNNNNNNNNNNNNNNNNNNNNNNNNNNNNNNNNNNNNNNNNNNNNNNNNNNNNNNNNNNNNNNNNNNNNNNNNNNNNNNNNNNNNNNNNNNNNNNNNNNNNNNNNNNNNNNNNNNNNNNNNNNNNNNNNNNNNNNNNNNNNNNNNNNNNNNNNNNNNNNNNNNNNNNNNNNNNNNNNNNNNNNNNNNNNNNNNNNNNNNNNNNNNNNNNNNNNNNNNNNNNNNNNNNNNNNNNNNNNNNNNNNNNNNNNNNNNNNNNNNNNNNNNNNNNNNNNNNNNNNNNNNNNNNNNNNNNNNNNNNNNNNNNNNNNNNNNNNNNNNNNNNNNNNNNNNNNNNNNNNNNNNNNNNNNNNNNNNNNNNNNNNNNNNNNNNNNNNNNNNNNNNNNNNNNNNNNNNNNNNNNNNNNNNNNNNNNNNNNNNNNNNNNNNNNNNNNNNNNNNNNNNNNNNNNNNNNNNNNNNNNNNNNNNNNNNNNNNNNNNNNNNNNNNNNNNNNNNNNNNNNNNNNNNNNNNNNNNNNNNNNNNNNNNNNNNNNNNNNNNNNNNNNNNNNNNNNNNNNNNNNNNNNNNNNNNNNNNNNNNNNNNNNNNNNNNNNNNNNNNNNNNNNNNNNNNNNNNNNNNNNNNNNNNNNNNNNNNNNNNNNNNNNNNNNNNNNNNNNNNNNNNNNNNNNNNNNNNNNNNNNNNNNNNNNNNNNNNNNNNNNNNNNNNNNNNNNNNNNNNNNNNNNNNNNNNNNNNNNNNNNNNNNNNNNNNNNNNNNNNNNNNNNNNNNNNNNNNNNNNNNNNNNNNNNNNNNNNNNNNNNNNNNNNNNNNNNNNNNNNNNNNNNNNNNNNNNNNNNNNNNNNNNNNNNNNNNNNNNNNNNNNNNNNNNNNNNNNNNNNNNNNNNNNNNNNNNNNNNNNNNNNNNNNNNNNNNNNNNNNNNNNNNNNNNNNNNNNNNNNNNNNNNNNNNNNNNNNNNNNNNNNNNNNNNNNNNNNNNNNNNNNNNNNNNNNNNNNNNNNNNNNNNNNNNNNNNNNNNNNNNNNNNNNNNNNNNNNNNNNNNNNNNNNNNNNNNNNNNNNNNNNNNNNNNNNNNNNNNNNNNNNNNNNNNNNNNNNNNNNNNNNNNNNNNNNNNNNNNNNNNNNNNNNNNNNNNNNNNNNNNNNNNNNNNNNNNNNNNNNNNNNNNNNNNNNNNNNNNNNNNNNNNNNNNNNNNNNNNNNNNNNNNNNNNNNNNNNNNNNNNNNNNNNNNNNNNNNNNNNNNNNNNNNNNNNNNNNNNNNNNNNNNNNNNNNNNNNNNNNNNNNNNNNNNNNNNNNNNNNNNNNNNNNNNNNNNNNNNNNNNNNNNNNNNNNNNNNNNNNNNNNNNNNNNNNNNNNNNNNNNNNNNNNNNNNNNNNNNNNNNNNNNNNNNNNNNNNNNNNNNNNNNNNNNNNNNNNNNNNNNNNNNNNNNNNNNNNNNNNNNNNNNNNNNNNNNNNNNNNNNNNNNNNNNNNNNNNNNNNNNNNNNNNNNNNNNNNNNNNNNNNNNNNNNNNNNNNNNNNNNNNNNNNNNNNNNNNNNNNNNNNNNNNNNNNNNNNNNNNNNNNNNNNNNNNNNNNNNNNNNNNNNNNNNNNNNNNNNNNNNNNNNNNNNNNNNNNNNNNNNNNNNNNNNNNNNNNNNNNNNNNNNNNNNNNNNNNNNNNNNNNNNNNNNNNNNNNNNNNNNNNNNNNNNNNNNNNNNNNNNNNNNNNNNNNNNNNNNNNNNNNNNNNNNNNNNNNNNNNNNNNNNNNNNNNNNNNNNNNNNNNNNNNNNNNNNNNNNNNNNNNNNNNNNNNNNNNNNNNNNNNNNNNNNNNNNNNNNNNNNNNNNNNNNNNNNNNNNNNNNNNNNNNNNNNNNNNNNNNNNNNNNNNNNNNNNNNNNNNNNNNNNNNNNNNNNNNNNNNNNNNNNNNNNNNNNNNNNNNNNNNNNNNNNNNNNNNNNNNNNNNNNNNNNNNNNNNNNNNNNNNNNNNNNNNNNNNNNNNNNNNNNNNNNNNNNNNNNNNNNNNNNNNNNNNNNNNNNNNNNNNNNNNNNNNNNNNNNNNNNNNNNNNNNNNNNNNNNNNNNNNNNNNNNNNNNNNNNNNNNNNNNNNNNNNNNNNNNNNNNNNNNNNNNNNNNNNNNNNNNNNNNNNNNNNNNNNNNNNNNNNNNNNNNNNNNNNNNNNNNNNNNNNNNNNNNNNNNNNNNNNNNNNNNNNNNNNNNNNNNNNNNNNNNNNNNNNNNNNNNNNNNNNNNNNNNNNNNNNNNNNNNNNNNNNNNNNNNNNNNNNNNNNNNNNNNNNNNNNNNNNNNNNNNNNNNNNNNNNNNNNNNNNNNNNNNNNNNNNNNNNNNNNNNNNNNNNNNNNNNNNNNNNNNNNNNNNNNNNNNNNNNNNNNNNNNNNNNNNNNNNNNNNNNNNNNNNNNNNNNNNNNNNNNNNNNNNNNNNNNNNNNNNNNNNNNNNNNNNNNNNNNNNNNNNNNNNNNNNNNNNNNNNNNNNNNNNNNNNNNNNNNNNNNNNNNNNNNNNNNNNNNNNNNNNNNNNNNNNNNNNNNNNNNNNNNNNNNNNNNNNNNNNNNNNNNNNNNNNNNNNNNNNNNNNNNNNNNNNNNNNNNNNNNNNNNNNNNNNNNNNNNNNNNNNNNNNNNNNNNNNNNNNNNNNNNNNNNNNNNNNNNNNNNNNNNNNNNNNNNNNNNNNNNNNNNNNNNNNNNNNNNNNNNNNNNNNNNNNNNNNNNNNNNNNNNNNNNNNNNNNNNNNNNNNNNNNNNNNNNNNNNNNNNNNNNNNNNNNNNNNNNNNNNNNNNNNNNNNNNNNNNNNNNNNNNNNNNNNNNNNNNNNNNNNNNNNNNNNNNNNNNNNNNNNNNNNNNNNNNNNNNNNNNNNNNNNNNNNNNNNNNNNNNGActtatacgtgtgtcgtcggctaaagtcaccacagacgagcttttcccgacgaaatcttagccgacgaaaggtcgtcggctaagatcttagccgacgaattaagctgacaggccgacgaaaaattttcgtcggctaaagtgcttgtcctggtagtgtcaaTGGTTTACGCGGGACTATTCCTAAGGAGTTTGGGAGATTAACTTCAATGGTGAATCTGATGTTGGCTGGCAATAAACTTTCAGGTCGTGTGCCTTCAGAGTTGAAATCATTGATTGATCTAGCATATCTTGATCTCTCAGCAAACGAATTCAATGATTCAATTCCAAGCTTTCTGGGTGACTTTCTAGAGTTACACTACTTGAATTTGAGCCACAACAAGTTTGGTCAGGTAATTCCATTTCAGTTGGGGAAGTTATCTCAACTGTCGCAACTAGATTTGAGTTTTAACGTTCTTGATGGTCAGATACCATCGAATATTAGCAAAATGCAGAGTTTAGAAATACTTAATATATCCCACAACAATCTTTCTGGTTTCATTCCAACAAGTATGGAAGACATGCATGGGCTAGCGTATATTGACATATCCTACAACCACTTGGAAGGTCCAATTCCCAACATCAAAGCATTTCAAACTGCTTCTCGAGAAGCATTGCGAGGGAACAAGGGTTTGTGTGGCAACTCAAATTTCTTGCAACTCTGCAACAAAGAAAGCCTAAAGAAGGACAATAAACTTGTACTTCTGATTATCTTCCCTGTTCTCGGAGCACTTGCACTTCTGGCCTTTATATTTGCTATTGTAgcaaaaagcaaaaagaaacatcagtgtttaaaagaagaaaaaaggaatgaagaaatttctttttcGATATTGAAGTTTGATGGAAAGTCAATGTTTGAAGAAATCATGAGGGCGACAGAAAATTTTGATCCCACATATTGCATAGGGCAAGGAGAACAAGGAAGCGTCTACAAAGCAACTTTGTCAAATGGTGACACAGTAGCCATGAAGAAACTCCATCTTCTATGCGCTGATGATGAGAATTTTCAAAAGGAATTCGTGAATGAAATCAGGGCACTAACTGAGATGCGACACCGAAATATTGTGAAGCTTTATGGTTTCTGTTCACATAGGCGACACTCGTTTTTGGTGTATGAGTATCTTGAAAAGGGTAGTTTGGCAGCAGTATTGAGCAAAGATGAGGAAGCTAAAGAATTGGGGTGGAGTAAAAGAGTGACTATTGTTAAAGGTGTAGCTCATGCTTTGTGCTACATGCACCATGATTGCTTGCCACCAATTGTGCACCGGGACATATCGAGCAAAAACATTTTGCTTAATTCCGAATATGGGGGATGTGTTTCAGACTTCGGCACTGCTAAGTTCTTAAACCCGGACTCAGCGAATTGGACTGCACTTGCAGGCACATACGGATATGTTGCACCAggtaaatgtttttgtttatcgGACCTTTGTTTACTCCTTAGTATCTGTCAAATCTTATGCTATTGTTTTTGGGCAAATGATTTC is part of the Fragaria vesca subsp. vesca unplaced genomic scaffold, FraVesHawaii_1.0 scf0513032, whole genome shotgun sequence genome and encodes:
- the LOC101301455 gene encoding probable LRR receptor-like serine/threonine-protein kinase At4g08850-like, with the protein product MVNLMLAGNKLSGRVPSELKSLIDLAYLDLSANEFNDSIPSFLGDFLELHYLNLSHNKFGQIPSNISKMQSLEILNISHNNLSGFIPTSMEDMHGLAYIDISYNHLEGPIPNIKAFQTASREALRGNKEISFSILKFDGKSMFEEIMRATENFDPTYCIGQGEQGSVYKATLSNGDTVAMKKLHLLCADDENFQKEFVNEIRALTEMRHRNIVKLYGFCSHRRHSFLVYEYLEKGSLAAVLSKDEEAKELGWSKRVTIVKGVAHALCYMHHDCLPPIVHRDISSKNILLNSEYGGCVSDFGTAKFLNPDSANWTALAGTYGYVAPELAYTMEVNEKCDVFSFGVLALEIVMGRHPGDLLSSLSSGSSSASSSTALLVHPMLVVDVLDQRISPPTHQVTEEVLSLMKIAFACVNSCSLFRPTMKHVSQQFESLQRLHLSKSSDTL